In a genomic window of Thermoplasmataceae archaeon:
- a CDS encoding aldo/keto reductase: MKIRNLGRTGLKVTRLCLGTMTFGNQADKKTSFEILDKAFNAGINFIDTADAYPIGKGYEAAGVTESIIGEWIKGKRDDLVIASKCFMPTGPGPNDSGMSRKHIMNAIDKSLKRLGTDYLDLYQIHNFDPVSPIEEMMSTFDDLVDMGKIHYVGVSNWRAWQVAKANGIAERRNYSRVVSVQPRYNLLFRMIEEDLVPMSIDEGVGIITFNPLAGGILTGRYRAGSLPEQGTRFTLGNNSGALYQERYWQKATFEAVDRYISWCSEQNLDPVSTAVHWVIQQPGITSAIIGASRADQLESSLRADETPDLNGDQLKWLDALWFSLPRRREIR, translated from the coding sequence ATGAAAATCAGGAATCTTGGAAGAACTGGGCTGAAAGTGACCAGGCTATGCCTTGGAACCATGACGTTTGGAAATCAGGCAGACAAGAAAACATCTTTCGAAATACTTGACAAGGCGTTTAACGCTGGAATAAATTTCATTGACACCGCCGACGCTTATCCCATAGGAAAGGGATATGAGGCCGCAGGAGTAACTGAATCAATAATAGGCGAATGGATAAAAGGGAAGAGAGACGATTTGGTTATTGCGTCTAAATGTTTCATGCCCACTGGTCCTGGGCCAAACGATAGCGGGATGAGCAGAAAGCACATAATGAACGCCATCGACAAAAGCCTGAAGCGCCTGGGTACGGACTATCTCGATCTGTACCAGATCCACAATTTCGATCCAGTTTCGCCAATTGAAGAAATGATGAGCACATTTGATGACCTTGTGGATATGGGGAAAATACATTATGTCGGGGTGTCAAACTGGCGGGCATGGCAGGTAGCCAAGGCCAACGGCATCGCTGAGAGAAGAAACTATTCGCGTGTTGTGAGTGTACAACCCCGTTACAATCTGCTGTTCAGAATGATAGAGGAAGATCTCGTACCAATGTCAATCGATGAGGGGGTAGGTATCATTACATTTAACCCTCTGGCAGGTGGAATTCTGACTGGCAGATACAGGGCAGGATCCCTGCCGGAACAAGGTACACGCTTCACACTTGGAAACAATTCTGGGGCCCTTTACCAGGAACGATACTGGCAGAAGGCCACATTCGAGGCTGTTGACAGATATATATCATGGTGCAGTGAACAGAATCTAGATCCGGTTAGCACCGCTGTGCACTGGGTAATTCAGCAACCAGGAATCACATCAGCCATCATTGGAGCAAGCCGTGCAGACCAACTTGAAAGCAGTTTGCGTGCAGACGAAACTCCAGATCTTAACGGAGATCAGCTGAAGTGGCTTGATGCGTTGTGGTTTTCTCTTCCGCGAAGAAGGGAGATACGGTAG
- a CDS encoding MFS transporter: MLNKTLIAIRSLVVAIGASAASAFVGVYGVYIGATAIEMGWLQSLSNALSNGGQLIWGRLSDSVGRRKPFLVAGSVVLAVLWYMMGTIRTPVQLVIVYAAVSLFGSLITVNWYSLIADQTDSSTRGRFLSVINILSSIGTITSLVIMTFFFSGEVTSDIFIPFSTSAACYVISGVLMSMLNEPEHRHVVSGRILETLRNLKKTPLFYKYFMAMNVQGFFWSMAWPMFPITIVLVMNFSLTAVAILTVSSLSVTILVQFLLGRITDRVNRPPLIFANRVMLSAIPLFYAFFGNFAEFIFLEIYSGILGSIQNIVMNSYLLDVVPEGHRAEYISIINGFNGIIYLFGALSGGYLLDLMLGHFPLRLALIFSYLIVFVGRFLSSLLFMKLKEPERKGRSSLALYSLLHRFKQPGSPSGGTLRLK; encoded by the coding sequence ATGCTCAACAAAACGCTGATTGCAATAAGATCATTAGTGGTGGCAATTGGCGCAAGTGCTGCTAGTGCCTTTGTAGGGGTTTACGGTGTATATATAGGGGCTACAGCCATAGAAATGGGGTGGCTCCAGTCACTTTCCAACGCTCTCTCCAATGGGGGGCAACTTATCTGGGGAAGATTGAGTGACAGCGTTGGCAGGAGAAAACCTTTTCTGGTGGCCGGCAGCGTCGTCCTAGCCGTGCTATGGTATATGATGGGTACCATAAGGACACCGGTCCAGTTGGTTATCGTATACGCTGCCGTTTCTCTTTTCGGGTCTCTCATTACGGTAAACTGGTACTCTCTTATTGCAGATCAGACTGATAGTTCTACAAGAGGAAGGTTCCTTTCGGTCATTAACATCCTGAGTTCCATCGGAACCATCACTTCTCTTGTCATCATGACCTTCTTTTTCAGCGGCGAAGTAACCAGTGACATATTCATACCGTTTTCCACTTCGGCCGCCTGTTACGTGATTTCAGGAGTCCTAATGTCAATGCTGAATGAACCGGAACATAGGCACGTGGTCTCCGGCAGGATTTTGGAAACGTTGCGGAATCTTAAAAAAACGCCTCTTTTCTATAAATATTTCATGGCGATGAACGTGCAGGGCTTCTTCTGGTCTATGGCGTGGCCAATGTTCCCTATTACCATAGTGCTGGTGATGAATTTCAGCCTTACGGCAGTTGCTATCCTCACAGTTTCATCGCTTTCTGTAACCATTCTGGTTCAATTTCTTCTAGGTCGCATTACAGATCGCGTTAACAGGCCTCCTTTAATTTTCGCAAACCGGGTAATGCTCAGTGCAATCCCGCTGTTCTATGCATTCTTTGGAAATTTTGCAGAATTTATCTTTCTTGAGATTTACAGCGGGATATTGGGATCGATACAGAACATCGTAATGAATTCCTACCTACTCGACGTTGTCCCGGAAGGTCACAGAGCAGAATACATATCTATTATCAATGGGTTTAATGGCATAATTTATTTGTTTGGAGCTCTTTCGGGGGGTTATCTCCTGGACTTGATGCTTGGTCATTTCCCTCTCCGCCTAGCTCTCATTTTTTCCTATCTCATTGTCTTTGTAGGTAGATTCTTGTCGTCACTGCTCTTCATGAAGCTTAAGGAGCCGGAGCGGAAGGGCAGATCATCGCTTGCCCTTTACTCACTCCTACACAGATTCAAGCAACCCGGTAGCCCGTCTGGGGGTACTCTGCGGCTCAAGTGA